A genome region from Acidobacteriota bacterium includes the following:
- a CDS encoding sulfite exporter TauE/SafE family protein, translating to METGLTSILSIIGAGVVAGFFNVTAGGGSTLTLPLLMILLGLPGPVANGTNRIAIIIQNLVAAPTFRRGGIRGLRYTLPLIVAALPGAAVGAWWGATISDLLFRRLLAGIMVGLAAVIALTPRPDPLPRDAVPTRYRPLTYLAFLGIGLYAGFVQAGVGFLMIFALAGLETFPLVRVHAFKVTIVLALQLAVLPIFLAHATVIWSVGLYLAIGLAAGGYLGARTALAGSERLLRVILACAAVGMAIKLLVDTGG from the coding sequence ATGGAAACGGGACTGACATCGATCCTGTCGATCATCGGCGCCGGCGTGGTGGCCGGCTTTTTCAACGTCACGGCGGGTGGCGGCTCGACCCTGACCCTGCCCCTGCTGATGATCCTTCTCGGCCTGCCCGGCCCGGTGGCCAACGGCACCAACCGCATCGCGATCATCATCCAGAATCTGGTCGCCGCGCCCACCTTTCGCCGGGGCGGCATTCGCGGGCTGCGCTACACCCTGCCGCTGATCGTCGCGGCCCTCCCCGGCGCCGCCGTGGGGGCCTGGTGGGGGGCGACGATCTCGGACCTGCTCTTCCGGCGTCTGCTGGCCGGGATCATGGTCGGCCTGGCGGCGGTGATCGCCCTGACCCCCCGTCCCGACCCGCTGCCTCGCGACGCGGTCCCCACCCGCTACCGTCCCCTGACCTACCTGGCCTTTCTCGGCATCGGCCTGTACGCCGGATTCGTTCAGGCCGGGGTGGGATTCCTGATGATCTTCGCCCTGGCGGGCCTCGAAACCTTCCCCCTGGTCCGGGTCCACGCCTTCAAGGTCACCATCGTGCTGGCCCTGCAACTGGCCGTACTCCCGATCTTCCTGGCCCATGCCACGGTGATCTGGAGCGTCGGCCTCTACCTGGCCATCGGCCTGGCGGCGGGAGGCTACCTGGGCGCCCGTACCGCCCTCGCGGGCAGCGAGCGGCTCCTGCGGGTGATCCTCGCCTGCGCCGCGGTGGGGATGGCGATCAAGCTGCTGGTCGACACGGGCGGCTAG
- a CDS encoding DUF2797 domain-containing protein — protein sequence MTWRGYLKKMAVRHTEPVEYELRGALAEDDAPVAISSWLGRRLRIETTGDVRCIYCGGKTRKPYGEGSCFRCFRKLPQNDICIVKPELCHFHQADNPCRDPAWGREHCLIDHVLYLAVSAGVKVGITRHTQVPTRWIDQGAAAAMPLARLPDRLEVGRLEKILARSISDRTHWQAMLRGDEAGVDLEAEAERLIGRIPEAYRRYLLAERPIYRFTYPALRWPEKVRSINLLKTPSIEGRLEAIRGQYLLFDEGVLNVRRHSGVGVVMHTDG from the coding sequence GTGACCTGGCGCGGGTACCTGAAGAAAATGGCGGTCCGGCACACCGAGCCGGTGGAATATGAACTCCGCGGTGCTCTCGCGGAAGACGACGCACCGGTGGCGATTTCGTCGTGGCTCGGCCGCCGCCTGCGTATCGAGACCACGGGAGACGTGCGCTGCATCTACTGCGGCGGCAAGACCCGCAAGCCTTACGGCGAGGGTTCCTGTTTCCGTTGTTTCCGGAAGTTGCCCCAGAACGACATCTGCATCGTCAAACCGGAGCTGTGCCATTTCCACCAGGCCGACAATCCCTGCCGGGATCCCGCCTGGGGGCGTGAGCACTGTCTGATCGACCACGTCCTCTACCTGGCGGTCTCTGCGGGAGTCAAGGTGGGCATCACCCGTCACACCCAGGTGCCCACCCGCTGGATCGACCAGGGCGCGGCGGCCGCCATGCCGCTGGCCCGGCTGCCGGACCGGCTCGAGGTGGGGCGGCTCGAGAAGATCCTCGCCCGGTCGATCAGCGACCGGACCCACTGGCAGGCCATGCTGCGGGGCGACGAGGCCGGGGTGGATCTCGAGGCCGAGGCCGAGCGCCTCATCGGCCGGATCCCCGAGGCCTACCGCCGGTATCTGCTCGCGGAGCGACCGATCTACCGCTTCACCTATCCGGCCCTGCGCTGGCCGGAGAAGGTGCGCAGCATCAACCTGCTCAAAACACCATCGATCGAGGGGCGGCTCGAGGCGATCCGGGGCCAGTATCTGCTCTTCGATGAGGGGGTGCTCAACGTTCGGCGCCACAGCGGTGTGGGCGTGGTGATGCACACGGACGGCTAG